The Polaribacter sp. HaHaR_3_91 genomic sequence ACAGAAGAAACACTTTAATTGCAGAATTAAACAAAATTGAAGGTGTAAAAGTAGCCAATCCAAAAGGTGCTTTTTACTGTGTTGCGCAATTGCCTGTTAAAGATTCAGATCATTTTGCAAAATGGTTATTAGAAGACTTTAATTTAAACAACGAAACCGTTATGGTTGCTCCTGCAAGTGGTTTTTATTCTACTGAAGGTGAAGGAAAAAACCAAATTAGAATGGCATACGTTTTAAACAAAGAAGATTTAATTAGATCTGTAGAGATTTTAGGAGAAGCTTTAAAAGTTTATAAGGATTAGTTATAACTGTTTATAAAGTACTATTATCCTAACGTATTTACGGGATAATAGTACTAAAAGTTACTATATAATCTAGTTGTAAAACATTGCGATTGAAAATTGAAAAAGATAAATTACATATTAATCGGAATTATAATTTTAGAATTTTTTTCTTGTAAAATAACAAATTCAACAACTGAGAATAAAACTGAGAAGTTAACCAAAGAAAATATTGAGAGATTAACTGAATATATTTCTAAGGATTCTATTTTCACAAATAAATTAAAGAATTATTTCCCTGATTTAAAAAACTCTTCAGAATTGATATTTGAACCAATAGGAACGATTGAATTTTTACGTTTGAGTAATTATAGAATGGAAACTTTGGTAAACACCGAATTTTACCGTAAATACAGAGATTTAACTTATTCCGAGTTTGAGAAATTTCTAAATGAAAGAGATTCAATTAATGAGTTTTTACCTTACAGAGTATCTTTAGACGAAACTGATTCTGAACAAAATAATAATTTGAGTAAAAGGATTTTGTTGAGATTCTCTGAGAGAGCAGATAATTTGATAAATATCGAATATATCATAATCGATAAAAAAGTAGATGAAAGAATCGTTTACCATCCAAGAAAAGGACATTACTTGATTGAGTTTGACAATGAGAACAATATTATTCAAAGATTTTATATTCTAAGAACAGTCGGATGAAAAAACGTTTTACAACACCTCATAAAATTTATGCTTACATTTAAACTAAATAACAAACTGATTAACATCCAACAAACGATTTGCTACGTCCGAAAAATCTCTGATTTTCCAGTCGCACAAATCTTATAAAATACCGTTGTACGTAATTTGAAAAAACCTATGCATAAAACAGTTTTTAACTCTGACTTCAGTATCACGCAAGACGACTTGAAATTTGATTATCAAGAATCTTTAACTAAAAAACTTGATTCCAATTCAACTGATTTTGACCAAAACACACTGAATGAAATTGTATTATGGAAAGTCAATCGTTATGCAGAATTTGATACTGACTTAATTTCTCTGATTAACTCCGTTAAACGTGACGAAACGAAAATTGATACTGACAAAACCAAACTTATTTTAAGAAGATTATTAAATACCAATGGAGTTCAACTTGCAATGGCATCAACAATTTTGAGATATAGAAATCCGAGTATTTACCAAATTATTGACCAAAGGGTTTATCGAATAATTTACGAGAACCAAGAATTGAAACTCAACACGTATTTATCGGAAAAGAATCTGAATTATCAAATTGACCTTTATCTAAAATACTTGACTGAGTTGAGAAAAGTTTGCTCCGATTTAGACATTCCATTTGACAAATCCGATAGAATTTTATTTATGGCTGACAGAAGAGTAAATAAGGAAAAAAAATTAAAAAACTATTGATAAAAACTATGTACAACAAAGTATAAAAATAATGCGTAGTTTAGTTCTTAATCAAAGGTTAGTGAAATTTTGTTACGTCTGATTTTCCTTCGGAAAATCCTCGCACACAAAACCGCACTATTTTTATACATAAACTTCAGCTTTAATACTGATTAAAATTTAAAACAAAAATTATGAACTCTTTTTTATTTATCGGAGTTTTCCAACTAATTATAATATTAGTCGTTTTACTTCTAGGAATTTTACCAACAATAATTGCTCTTGTAGATATTTTAAAGAGTGAATTTAAAGGGAATAATAAAATTGTTTGGGTGCTAGTCGTTTTATTTACAAACTTTTTTGGTGCTATTTTATATTTTCTAATTGGTAGAGAACAAAAAATAACGGTTAAGAAATCATAAATCAGGTTTTGAGCTCCATTAGTACTCAGCTTTAGCAAACACTAACAAAGAACTCAGTTAAAAGCAACTTAAATATTAATTGTGAATATTCAACAAAACACATCTTTAAAAAATTATAATACGTTTGGCATTTCTGTAAATGCCAAACGTTTTATTTCTATTGATTCTGTATATCAATTACAACAACTTTTAAAAGTAGAAAAAGACCTTTTTTTAATTTCTGGTGGAAGCAATATGTTGCTGACAAAAGATATTGAAAAATTAGTGGTACACTTAGCTATTAAAGGTATTTCTATTGATTACGAAGATGAAAACGCTGTTTATATTACTGTAAATGCTGGAGAAAATTGGCACGATTTTGTATTGTGGTGTGTTTCTGAAAATTATGGCGGAATAGAAAACTTGTCTTTGATTCCGGGGAATGTGGGTACCTGCCCTATTCAGAATATTGGTGCTTATGGCGTAGAAGTAAAAGACACTATTACAAAAGTAGAAGTACTAGATATTGAAACGGGTAAATTGGTTCAGTTTTCTAATGAAGACTGTAGTTTTGGTTACAGAAATTCTATATTTAAGAATGAAGTAAAAGGAAAGTACATTATTACTTCGGTTAGTTTTAAGTTGACAAAAACCAACCATCATTTAAACTCTTCTTATGGCGCTATTAATACCGAATTAACGTCTAAAAACATTACAAAACCTACTTTAAAAGATATTTCTGATGCTGTAATTGCTATTCGAAAATCGAAGCTTCCAGATCCTAAAGAAATAGGTAACAGTGGTAGTTTCTTTAAAAACCCTGTAATTGCTGCCACTCAGTTTTTAGAATTACAAAAAGACTTTCCAACCATACCTAGTTATAAAATTTCTGATACTGAAGTGAAAGTTCCTGCAGGTTGGTTAATAGAACAAGCAGGCTTTAAAGGAAAACGTTTTGGAAATTATGGTGTTCATGAGAAACAAGCGTTGGTATTGGTAAATTATGGTAATGCAACTGGAAAAGAAATTTATCAGCTTGCTGAAAAAATAAAAGAAACCATCTTTAATAAATTTGGAATTCCTCTAGAAATTGAGGTAAATATTATCGCATAAAAAAACTCAACAAATTAATGATGAGCTTATAATTTAAAATATAATATTCCCTCGAATACTATATTTCTAACTTTAATGTTTTAATATCTACGATTAATTGCTTTACAGAGTTTTTACTTAAACCGTTGTAAATACCTCTAATGTGTTTATTTTTATCGATAAGAACAAAGTTTTCTGTGTGTAGAAAATCATCAATTCCTTTTGGTTTGCCTAAATCTTCCTCCACAAAATAAGACTTTCTTCCTAAATCGTAAATTTGTTTTTTATCACCAGTAACCAAATGCCAATTTTGGCCTATATTTTTATCTAAAGCATATTTTTTTAACTGAGCTATAGAATCTATAGAAGGTGTTACGGAATGTGAAAGTATTAAAACTTCATCATCATTTTTAAAAGCCTCCTGAACAAGAATCATATTATCGGTCATCATCGGACAAATACCAGGACACGTTGTAAAGAAAAAATCTGTAACATAAATTTTATTCTCAAATGTTTGTTGACTGATATTCTCCCCATCCTGATTTGTTAAACTAAAATCTGGAATGGTATGAAAAGTATTTAAAGCATCGCTTTTAGCATCGATCCATTTTGGTGTAAAAGATGCTTCATTATAATAAGGCAATACATCAACTTTACTTGCTATTTCTTTATGATCTGTTTTTTTACAACTTAACAAAAGACATAACCCTATTAGTAAAAAACTATAATTCTTTATTTTTTTTAATTTTTTCATCTTTTAATTGATAACATAAATTTGCACGCTTCATTCCAAAAGTTCTGCCATTTTTAGCTTCATAATTTACATAGATCTTGCCGTTTTGTAACCAAGCTCTTTGCAAACCATTTTCATTTCCTTTTAACAAATTTCTTTCTTTAGACATTACTCCATCAACATACCATTGTCGCTCTAGACCTTGCAACTTCCCTTTTTTGTAAGTTGCCTCATAAGCCAAAGTACCGTTTAGCCACCAAGCTTTATAACTGCCCTCCATAACATTTTGGTTGTAATGCGATGTTACTTTTAAAACTCCATTTTTAAACCAAACGTTATAAACTCCTTCTTTTTTACCATTATAAAAACCGGTCTTTTCCTTTAAGGAATCATTGGTATGATATTTAACTGCAACCCCATTAAAAAGCTTGTTTTTATAATACCAATTCCCTTCGTTACCGTTTAAGATTAAACTATCTTTATGAACCGTAACAGTACTATCAATAGTTCTAATTTTAATAGCAGTATTTTTCTTTTTATTATTGGTTGAAGAATTACAACCAATAATAAAAATTGAAAAAAGGAAAAAAAAGAATGCTGTTAATTTCATATTAGTAACCTTGGTAAGGGCCTGCAAAAGCAATATAAGAACCTGTTGTAGAGTACAATTCGTTTATTATATGATAATGATATTCTTCTATTCCATTTGAATGTTGAGTTATAGAAGTATGTCCGCCAGAAGTATCTAAATCCGTTGGGTAAGTATCTGTTGAATTACATTTTCTACCATATAAGAATACACCATCTAATAAAATACCTACTAGATTTTTATCATCGTTTGTAAATGCTTTTGGTTCTAAATGATAATGATATACTCCAGGTCCAATATGTGCTCCGGTCCAATCTAAACTTGCTGCTGCTTGATCTAAAGCTCCGTTTCCTTCTTGGTCATTAAATATAGAAGCACCACTTATAGCAACACCAATCGTATTTAATTGTGTACTGACCGTACTACCCGTTAAATTTGGAGTAGCATCTACCGTAATGGTAACTGCGTTATTATTACTAGACATTATAGATGGAGTTGTAGCTACATCAGATTCTTCCAAGTATAAATCGCTATCTTCTCCCCAATATACACTTTCGTGATTTGGTAAACCTGTTGTTTCTATAGTTACCGTTGTACCTCCATTAGATAAATAAATATCGGTTGCATCTGTATTAAACTCTGCATACGCTGCATGCAATTCTGTTATAACAACATCATCTATTTCAGTGTCTGTACTTAAATCCGATTCACTATCAGACGTACAAGAAACAAATGCAGAAAAAAGTAAAACAATAAGTGATGTGGTCTTAATAAATTGGTTTTTCATTTTTTTAATTATTGGTTTATATAATCTTTAGATGTGGTTTCTAAAAAAAACTTGCGGTTTTTATTTTTTATTTCTTTTTGGGTTCTTTTCCCAATTCATCTTTGGTTATAAAACCATCATTATTTTTATCAACTTTAGAAAAATCTTCCTTTAAAGGTCCTTTGGTTTCTGTTTTAGATAATTTTCCATCCTTATCTGTATCCATCATTTCTAATAGTTCCTCAAAGTTTTTACGTTCTCCTCCTTTTCTTTCTTCATTCCCATCTCTAGGCGGTCCTCTACGCTCATCTTCTTTTACCTCTCCCATTAAACATCTGCTTACATACGGAAATTCATTTGTAACCAAGTACATATATTTTCCATCAATTGTAATTCCGTTACATTCATCTAAATCTCCTGAATTTGCTACATATTCAAAATCGGAACCATAGGTTCCATCATGATCATCATTTACAGCAATATTTATAGTTTCTTTCGGGTTTTCATAAACACAATCTTCTCCCTCACGCGTTCCGTCTAATAATTTGTAACTCGGTTTGTAAGCATTACTTTTAGAGTAATAAATAGGAAAACCATCGTGCGCAAAACCAACGTGTACTAAATCTTTTCCGGTATCAAATTCTTCAATTACAGACGTTGGCGTTCCATGATAATGATACTCGCCGGTAGGTTGCACATGTGCATGATTAAAATCGAGTCCTAAATCTATAACATCTTGAAAAGCTTCTACCCTATAATTTTCTCCCGTTTCACAAACAACAACTTCTGCTGTTCCGGGTTCAAACTTTACACCATTTAAAGCAACTCCTGGTTCTCTAACCCAAGTTGCCTTCCCTGTATACTTTGGATTTACAGGAAACGTGTAATTTTTATTTTGTTCAGAAATTGTATTCGGATTTCCTTTTCTTGGAAAAGCACCGGTTTTATGGTCTGGCAATGCATTTGTAACCATTTTTCGTTCATTACCTGTTACAGTAACAATTGTTTTTGTTCCAAAGATTTTACTTATTAAACTATAGGAATCAAAATAATTTACAGCAGTATGTGTATGGCTTTCTGTTTCTCCATGATGTGTATGCTTTGTTGCCTGACTTTTACAACCTATTAATAAAATACTTGCTAATATTGGTATGAAATACTTTTTCATTTTTTTAAATTGTTTTATAAAAGTTTAGATGTCTTTTTATAGATAAACTTGTGTTCTTTAACTTATTTTAACAAAAAAAGCCTCATAATTTCTTATGAAGCTTTTAACAATTAACCAAACTCAAATACTATTTTCTTTAATCTAAATAAGCTGCTACCGCTGTTTTTCTAGAGGTCGCATGTGATTTTAATTGACTAACTGCCGATTGAAAATCTGAACTATTATTTAAAAATGAATATCCTGCAACTTCTGATGTTGCATATTCTTCTACCAAAGCAGCATAACTTGTATATAAAGCCTGAATTGTAGTTTCATTAAATGCACCATTTATAACCTCTTCTACATACGCATCATACTTTTCTTTATAAACTTCATCTTGATACATATACCCAATTAAAGGCCATTGAGATGAACTTAAGCCAGAGAAATTTAAAGGTAAAGAACCTCCCATTTTACCAGTTTGTAAAGCTTCATTATTATCCCAAGGAATCCATGTTAATTTGCTCGTAGCAGGGTCATTGTATAAGAAATAGTTATGTGTCATTCTACCATAAGTATCCCAATTTTGAACCACCGTATTTACTGCTAAATATTTTAAAAAGACCTCAGTATCAAAAACAGCATCTAAAGTGGTTCTCCAAGCTTCAGGATCTGAAGTTCTAGTACCATCGTTTATAATTGTTAAAAGGTTTTGTACATCAGAAAAATCTGCCTCATCTTCATTATTCTTTTTCACATATTCATCTTCATCAAAAGTTCCGCTTGCAAAACTTGCTGCATCTCCATCTGGTTTGTATAAATTTCCGTCATCATCAGAAAATTGTGTATCTAAAACACTTCCATCTACTTCTTCAACTAAAGTATACAACCCAAAATACTGTGGTCCATCTCCATGATCTACATATAAGGTGTAAAATGCGGTATGAGAAGCTACTAAACCAGCATTTCTAAACACATCTGTGGCTACCTTTTCTCTTAACATAGAGCTATCATCATAATTATTTTTAAGACTCAATTTTTTAATTCCATAAAAACGTTGATTCTTTATTTGAGGATAATCATCTTCAAACTCATCAAAATCTAATTTAAACGATAGCTTTAAAATACCTGCTTGCCAACTAGACTGCAAACTAGAATTTCCTTTAAAACGCAAACCAACTCTGTACCATTCATTACCTTCATAAAAAACTTCTCCAGGAACAAAAATAGGATCTTCGTCTGAAAAACCACTTGCACCACTTTGCCCAAATGTGCCGTAAAGGTTTTCCATATCATCTAACATGGTTTGCCAACGCTCTTCTGTAATTACAAAGTCTAACCTTTTTACTGTGTTATCTTCAAAAACTTCGCTAATATTTGGGTCTACATCTTTACTATGTGTAGCTTCGGTCCAATCTATTGCTTCAAAATCTGTATCATCTATTACCACAGCAACTTCTTCGTTATCATCTGTGTCATCTACTACAACATCAGAAACATCATCACTTGTACACGAAAAAATAAAAAGTGTAATCACTAATGAGAATAATTGAATTTTATAATTTTTCATAATTAATTGTTTGATTGATTTTTTTGATTCTATTTTGTTACCCTTAATTTCTAGCTCTTTCTCTTCTTTCTGGTTTTGGGGCATCTTTCAGTTCTTTTTCTGAAATGAAACCATCTTCATCTGTATCAATTTTTTTAAAATCTTTAACCAAAGGCCCTTTTACTTCTTTTTGAGAAATTTTACCATCTTCATTAGCATCAAATTCTTTTAAAAGTTGTTTAAATGTTGGAGGCCCTTTTGGTTTTTCATCAGAATTACCTTGTTGTGCAAAAGTTGATACTGATACTCCTAAAGAAACTATTATTACTGCTAAAAATTTATTTGTTGATTTTTTCATTTTTAATCTATTTATTAAGTTTATATACCTTTAGATGCGAGTGCTTTTAAAAACTTGTGCACGTTAACTTTACTTTAACATATCTAATTAAAAAATAGTAACACCTAAAAATTAAAGCATTAATTTTATTTTAAAAACACTTTAAAAATTAACTTCATCATTCTCAAAAAAAAATCCAAAGCAGTTAAGCTTTGGATTTTTTTTATAACTAAATTATTTATAAATATATTATCTTGGTGGCGGTGGCATTCTTTCATTTCCCGGAGGAGGCATGTTACCATCATTTGGAGGCATTCTATCTCCACCTCTTATGGCTTCTTTAATTATTTTATCAAACTTTTGCGCTTGATCTGCTGTACAAATTTCTCTTACCTGTTTAAAAAAAGAAAAAACCTCTGCATCCTTTTTTGCTTGTAAAAGTCCAATTTTTGTAGTTAAAGAATCAATCTTAAAATCTTTTTTATTAAAGCTATCAAATAAAATATCTTTTTGATCTTTAAGCTGATCTTCTAGACCTCTCATTACCTGTCTATGCGCTACATCTAATGTTTTAAATGATGCTTTTTGAGTTTCTGTAAAACTTAATTGTTCGGTTAAAAAATTTCTTGTCGGATTAATTCTTTGATTTTCATGTGGCTTTTTTACCAACATAAAAATTAATACTCCATTTAATAGTAGTAACAAGATTAGAAGAATAGGAAGTAATTTTGATTTCATAACTTTTAATTTAAAATAGAACTGCTATCTGATTGTAAAGAGTATTCTTGTGCAAACGTTTTAATATCTGAAGCTGAACTTGTACTTTGAGATGAACTGTTAAAAGCATAAAAAATAGTTCCTATATTTAATAACAAAACAATACCTAAGGTTGCCAATTGTAACTGCGGTGTAAACCAAGAAAAAACAGGTTTCTTTTCTACCTTTTCAGCTTGTATTTTTTGTAAAACTTTATGCTTAAAAAAGTGATTTACTTCTACTTTATCAATAGTATCTAATACCTTAAAGGTCTCTTCTACTTTTTTATGTATATCTTTTTTATTCATTTTATTTCAATTATAAAATAACATTATACTTTTTTAGATGCAAATTATTTTAAAAACTTGCGCTTAATTATTGTTTTTATAAAAATTTATTAATTTTTCTTGCAAACTCTTCTTAGCTCTAAACATTAAAGACTCTACCGAGGATAAACTTTTACCCGTAATTTCTACTATTTCTTGATAACTTTTATCATCAATCTTTGCCAACGTAAACACAATTCTCTGTGCTTCTGGCAAAGTATTTATAGCCTTAAAAATAGTTGCAGATTTTTCTTTATTCTCTAATAAAATACCTGGGTGATTTACTTCTGTAAAATAATTTGTTTTATCTAACGGAATTTCATTTCCTAAAATAGTTTGCATAAACGCAAATCTCTTTTTAGTATTCTTTTTTCTGATAAATTCTAGACACTTATTGGTCGCTATTTTATAAATCCAAGTAGAAAGTTTAGAATCTCCTTTAAATTTAGAAATAGATCTAAAAATTTCTAAAAAAACTTCTTGTGCAATATCTTCTGCATCTTCTTTATTAGGCACAAAAGAAATGCAGGTACCAAAAACTTTCTGTTGATAGTCATCTAAAAGTTGACTAAAAGCAGTCTGTTTTCCTGATTTTAATTGTGCTATTAAGTTCTCTTCGGTCAAGATTATTGTTTTCAAAAAAGTAAACATACAAAAAAAGACTGTCTAGATAAACAGTCTTTTCTTTATTCTTAAATATAAAATATATTATTTAGTCATTGTAACAACTCTTTGTGGTAAAGGAGCTTCATAACCGGCGTTTCCTAAAGCTTCTACAATTCTCTGTCTAGTATCCCAAAAAACATCCCAATAATTTTCACAATTAGCATAAGGTAAAGCTAATAACTCAACACTATTTTGTCCTAAATTATTTACGGCAACTCTTGGAGCACTTGCACCTTCTTGTAAAACATAATTATCTTTTAAAAGAACATCCAATACAATTTGTTTTGCCTTCTCAATATCCGATCCATATCTAATTGCAAAAGGCATGTCGATACGTAGATTTCCTATTTTAGTTAAATTGGTAATCTTATTAGAAGTAATGGTAGAATTTGGTATAATTTCAGTTTCATTCTGAAACGTTTCTATAACGGTAACAAAGACAGATATTTCTTTTACAAAACCAAAAGCTCCGTTTGTTTTAATTAAATCTCCTACTTTAAAAGGCTTAAAAATAAGTAACATAATACCTGAAGCTATATGCCCTAAAGAACCATTAAAAGCAGCACCAATTGCCAAACCTACACCTGCCATTAATGCTGCAAAAGAGGCCATTGGCAAACCAACAATACCTGCAATAGAAATAATTAATAGTAATTTTAAAATAAAACCAATACTGGTTAATAGAAAAGGTTGTAAAGTTTCATCTAATTTTGTTTTTTCAAACCCTTTAGAAACTCCTTTCATAATCATCCTAATAATCCAAAGACCAATTATTAATGCTGCAAAAGCACCAATTAATTGAAGTCCCCAGTTTCCTAAACCCGCAGAAATTGTGTTGTAAAAGTTTTGTAAAGATTGTGTAATTGTATCCATAATTTTATGTTAAAGTTGTTAATTATATTCAAAGTTTTGACACCTAATTTCTTAAAAAGTCACTATATAAATATTCTATATTGTTTTTTAAGACAGCTTAAGAATTCGTATCTTTGTATCTCAAATTTTTATTATGAAATTATTATTTCTTACTTTAGGTTTATTAGCACTTGCAGTGGCAGGAATCGCTATAAAAATATGGGCAAAAAAAGATGGTAAATTTGCAGGTACTTGTGCAAGCCAAAACCCAATGTTAAACAAATCAGGAGAGTCTTGTGGTTTTTGTGGAAAAACTCCAGACCAATTTGATACTTGCGAAGACACCGAACATAACTAACTCTCTTTTTTAAATGATATTATCTGTACTCTTCTACTCTTTTGTAGTATTTACAGCAATACAAATTATTTATTATCTCATTTTTTCTTCTTTTTTATTCAAAAAAAAAACAGATAGAAAAAATGCCTTAGATATTCCTATAACTGTAATTGTATGTGCCAAAAATGAAGCTAAAAACTTACAAGATTTTTTACCATCTATATTAAATCAAGATTATTCAAATTTTGATATTGTTTTAATAAACGATGCTTCTTCAGACGAAACATTAGAGGTTATGGAGTCTTTTGAAAAAGAACATTCTAATATTAAGTTAATTAATGTTGAGAATATAGAGGCTTTTTGGGGAAATAAAAAATACGCGTTAACACTAGGAATAAAAGGTGCAAAAAATGATCATCTCCTGTTTACAGATGCAGATTGTAAACCTGTATCTAAACATTGGATTTCTGAAATGTCTAAAAATTTCCAAGAAGAAAAAACCATTGTTTTAGGATACGGTAAGTATAAAAAAGAAAAATCATTAGTAAATTTATTTGTTCGTTTCGAAACCTTGTTAACTGCAATACAATATTTTAGTTATGCAAAATTAGGATCTCCGTATATGGGAGTTGGTCGTAATTTAGCATATCATAGATCTGAGTTTTTTAATGTGAAAGGTTTTATAAATCATATCCATATAAAATCTGGTGATGATGATTTGTTTATTCAAGATGCAGCTAACAAAGAAAATACGACCTTTACCATCTCTAAAAAAAGTTTTACAGAATCTATTGCTCCCAAAAGCTTTAAAGAATGGTTTCAACAAAAAAGGAGACATATATCTACAGCAAAATACTATAAACCAAAACATAAATTCTTTTTAGGCTTGTTCTTTGTTTCTAAAGTATTGTTTTATCTTTTGGCTATTCTTTTATTTTTCCTTTATCCTTGGGAACCTGTTTTAGCAATATTTTTAACGTATTATTTAGTACAATTCATTGTTATCGGTTTTTCTGCTAAAAAATTAAAAGAACCAACCATCACTTATGTATTGCCTTTTTTAGAAATAGGCCTACTAATATTTCACTTTTCAATATTTATCACTAATTTGTCGTCAAAACCAAATCATTGGAAATAGACAATACTAAACTTACAATCAATATTACAAAGGCTAAAAGTGGAAATCAATCTGCATTTAGATTCTTATTGGATACCTATTGGTCTGCCGTTTATAATTATCAATTAAAGAGAACACAAAGCGAAAACGAAGCAGAAGATATTACTATACAAACGTTTTCTAAAGCTTTTGACAAAATTAATACTTTTGATGAACAGTATGTTTTTAAAACTTGGCTAATCACCATTTCTAAGAATGTTCATATCGATTTACTACGAAAGAAAAATATTTCTATCGCTACTAATACTTCTAAAGAACAAGAAGAAAAAGCGTATTTAGTAGTCGATGAAAACCCTACTCCTGAAGATAAAATTATTACAGAACAAAACTTAGCAAAGTTATTAAGGGACATCAAAAAATTAAAACCGAAATACCAAGAAGTGATTCAATTACGTTATTTTCAGGAATTATCATATAAAGAAATTTCCGAGCAAATTAACGAACCTATGAATAACGTAAAGGTAAAGTTGTTGAGAGCTAAAAAATTGTTAGCAGAGATTATTAAGAAATCTTAAACTATATACCAATGTTTTTGTAATTAATTCTTTATTTTCTAAAAAACCTTGTAATGACAACAAAACAGAAAAAGAACTCCATCTCTAAAAAAGACAAGAATAACATAAGAATAAGTACTTTAATTGCTGTAGTTTCTTTTATTATTTTTAAAGCTATAATTTCTGATTGGGAACATTTTAAGGCGGGTTTAACCGGGCACTTTTAGAAGAAAATTCAACATCTCATTATTTCTTATAAAACAAGTTTAATACTTAAAATGATAACTCTACTTTTTTATTTTTTCCTTTGTATCTTTGTTTTTCAAATTCAATAAAAAATGGCAATAGAATCTGTAATACTTCCAGAAAAAGCTAAAAAACCAAAATGGTTACGTGTAAAATTACCTGTTGGTAAAAAATACACGGAACTAAGAACTTTGGTAGATAAATATAAACTGAATACCATTTGTACTAGTGGAAGCTGCCCAAACATGGGAGAATGTTGGGGAGAAGGTACTGCTACATTTATGATTTTAGGAAACACATGTACTCGTTCTTGTGGTTTTTGTGGTGTAAAAACCGGAAGACCAGATACTGTAGAATGGGATGAACCAGAAAAAGTGGCACGTTCTATAAAATTAATGAGCATAAAACACGCTGTAATTACTTCTGTAGATAGAGACGATTTAAAAGATGGTGGTTCTATTATTTGGGCAGAAACTGTGGATGCAATCCGTAGAGCAAACCCAAAAACAACTTTAGAAACTTTAATTCCAGATTTTCAAGGAAATACAAAGCAGCTAGATAGAGTTATAGAAGTACATCCAGAAGTAGTTTCTCATAATATGGAAACCGTTAGAAGGTTGACTCGTGAAGTTAGAATACAAGCAAAATACGATAGAAGCTTAGGTGTTTTAAAATACTTAAAAGAAAACGGAATGCGAACTA encodes the following:
- a CDS encoding EF-hand domain-containing protein, which codes for MKKSTNKFLAVIIVSLGVSVSTFAQQGNSDEKPKGPPTFKQLLKEFDANEDGKISQKEVKGPLVKDFKKIDTDEDGFISEKELKDAPKPERRERARN
- a CDS encoding Spy/CpxP family protein refolding chaperone; the protein is MKSKLLPILLILLLLLNGVLIFMLVKKPHENQRINPTRNFLTEQLSFTETQKASFKTLDVAHRQVMRGLEDQLKDQKDILFDSFNKKDFKIDSLTTKIGLLQAKKDAEVFSFFKQVREICTADQAQKFDKIIKEAIRGGDRMPPNDGNMPPPGNERMPPPPR
- a CDS encoding RNA polymerase sigma factor produces the protein MKTIILTEENLIAQLKSGKQTAFSQLLDDYQQKVFGTCISFVPNKEDAEDIAQEVFLEIFRSISKFKGDSKLSTWIYKIATNKCLEFIRKKNTKKRFAFMQTILGNEIPLDKTNYFTEVNHPGILLENKEKSATIFKAINTLPEAQRIVFTLAKIDDKSYQEIVEITGKSLSSVESLMFRAKKSLQEKLINFYKNNN
- a CDS encoding mechanosensitive ion channel family protein, producing MDTITQSLQNFYNTISAGLGNWGLQLIGAFAALIIGLWIIRMIMKGVSKGFEKTKLDETLQPFLLTSIGFILKLLLIISIAGIVGLPMASFAALMAGVGLAIGAAFNGSLGHIASGIMLLIFKPFKVGDLIKTNGAFGFVKEISVFVTVIETFQNETEIIPNSTITSNKITNLTKIGNLRIDMPFAIRYGSDIEKAKQIVLDVLLKDNYVLQEGASAPRVAVNNLGQNSVELLALPYANCENYWDVFWDTRQRIVEALGNAGYEAPLPQRVVTMTK
- a CDS encoding membrane or secreted protein, with amino-acid sequence MKLLFLTLGLLALAVAGIAIKIWAKKDGKFAGTCASQNPMLNKSGESCGFCGKTPDQFDTCEDTEHN
- a CDS encoding glycosyltransferase, encoding MILSVLFYSFVVFTAIQIIYYLIFSSFLFKKKTDRKNALDIPITVIVCAKNEAKNLQDFLPSILNQDYSNFDIVLINDASSDETLEVMESFEKEHSNIKLINVENIEAFWGNKKYALTLGIKGAKNDHLLFTDADCKPVSKHWISEMSKNFQEEKTIVLGYGKYKKEKSLVNLFVRFETLLTAIQYFSYAKLGSPYMGVGRNLAYHRSEFFNVKGFINHIHIKSGDDDLFIQDAANKENTTFTISKKSFTESIAPKSFKEWFQQKRRHISTAKYYKPKHKFFLGLFFVSKVLFYLLAILLFFLYPWEPVLAIFLTYYLVQFIVIGFSAKKLKEPTITYVLPFLEIGLLIFHFSIFITNLSSKPNHWK
- a CDS encoding RNA polymerase sigma factor, with the translated sequence MEIDNTKLTINITKAKSGNQSAFRFLLDTYWSAVYNYQLKRTQSENEAEDITIQTFSKAFDKINTFDEQYVFKTWLITISKNVHIDLLRKKNISIATNTSKEQEEKAYLVVDENPTPEDKIITEQNLAKLLRDIKKLKPKYQEVIQLRYFQELSYKEISEQINEPMNNVKVKLLRAKKLLAEIIKKS
- the lipA gene encoding lipoyl synthase, which codes for MAIESVILPEKAKKPKWLRVKLPVGKKYTELRTLVDKYKLNTICTSGSCPNMGECWGEGTATFMILGNTCTRSCGFCGVKTGRPDTVEWDEPEKVARSIKLMSIKHAVITSVDRDDLKDGGSIIWAETVDAIRRANPKTTLETLIPDFQGNTKQLDRVIEVHPEVVSHNMETVRRLTREVRIQAKYDRSLGVLKYLKENGMRTKTGLMLGLGEMEEEVIQTMKDLRAVNCDIITIGQYLQPTKKHLPVKEFITPDQFKKYETLGLEMGFMYVESGALVRSSYKAHKHAV